In the genome of Massilibacillus massiliensis, one region contains:
- a CDS encoding PTS sugar transporter subunit IIA encodes MLTDFLTADCIRLNVICENWKEAVKAGTDLLLEKNCIEPSYLAAIIHHHEAFGPYMVVAPGIVLAHARPEDGAKKVSISLVTLKTPMVFGNEINDPVKLVFTFATTDQKVHLALLANLMELLSNENDIQTIMSARQVSSVIDIIKQYSN; translated from the coding sequence ATGTTAACTGATTTTTTAACAGCTGATTGTATTCGGTTAAATGTTATCTGTGAGAATTGGAAAGAAGCTGTAAAAGCTGGGACTGATCTGTTGCTAGAAAAAAATTGTATAGAGCCGAGTTATTTAGCGGCAATTATTCATCATCATGAAGCATTTGGACCCTATATGGTAGTTGCGCCGGGGATCGTTTTAGCACATGCCAGACCAGAAGATGGCGCGAAGAAAGTATCCATTAGTTTGGTAACATTAAAAACACCAATGGTGTTTGGTAATGAGATAAATGATCCAGTTAAATTAGTTTTTACGTTTGCAACAACAGATCAGAAAGTACATTTAGCTTTATTGGCAAATCTGATGGAACTATTATCAAATGAAAATGATATTCAAACGATCATGTCTGCGCGTCAAGTTAGTTCAGTGATCGATATCATCAAGCAGTATTCCAATTGA
- a CDS encoding PTS sugar transporter subunit IIB, which produces MKILVCCGHGLGSSFMIEMNIKKVLTELGVEATVEHSDLSSASGIKADIYVGTRDIATQLTSLGGKVVSLNNMIDKKELKEKMEAALVD; this is translated from the coding sequence ATGAAAATTTTAGTATGTTGTGGGCATGGTCTTGGCAGTAGCTTTATGATTGAAATGAACATTAAAAAAGTATTAACTGAGTTAGGCGTAGAGGCTACGGTGGAGCATAGTGATTTATCATCGGCATCGGGGATTAAAGCAGATATTTATGTTGGTACACGCGATATTGCAACGCAATTAACTTCATTAGGGGGAAAAGTAGTATCTTTAAACAATATGATTGATAAAAAAGAATTAAAAGAAAAAATGGAGGCTGCCTTGGTAGATTAA
- a CDS encoding PTS ascorbate transporter subunit IIC, with protein MLKFILDILSVPAILVGLISMIGLIALKKNSADIIKGTIKTILGFLILGGGAGIVVGALSNFGIMFEQGFNINGVVPHNEAIVAMALKTYGTQTALIMAFGMVVNILIARFTPLKYIFLTGHHTLYMACMIASILVIGGMQGISLIIVGSMILGFIMALFPAIAQPTMRKITGTDDVAFGHFSTIGYVFSAWIGSLVGNKEKTTEDINFPQGLSFLRDSSLAVSLVMMVLYFIVAIASGPAYVEKELSGGQNFIVFSMIQAITFAGGVYIILAGVRLVLAEIVPAFSGIATKLVPDAKPAIDCPVVYPYAPNAVLIGFLSSFVGGVVGMIALLMLDKSFPGLPIILPGVVPHFFCGATAGVFGNATGGLRGSIAGAFAQGLLITFLPVLLMPVLGDLGFANTTFSDADFGVVGILLGNILQLFK; from the coding sequence ATGTTAAAGTTTATACTTGATATTCTTAGTGTTCCAGCAATTTTAGTTGGTTTAATTTCGATGATTGGTCTCATTGCGTTAAAGAAAAATAGTGCAGATATTATTAAAGGAACAATTAAAACGATTTTAGGTTTCTTGATTCTTGGGGGCGGTGCTGGAATTGTCGTTGGTGCGTTATCCAATTTTGGGATAATGTTTGAGCAAGGCTTTAATATTAATGGTGTCGTACCGCATAATGAAGCCATTGTTGCGATGGCGTTGAAAACTTATGGCACGCAAACTGCTTTAATTATGGCCTTTGGTATGGTTGTAAATATTTTAATTGCGCGCTTTACTCCATTAAAGTACATTTTTTTAACAGGACATCATACTTTGTATATGGCTTGTATGATTGCATCTATCTTAGTTATTGGTGGCATGCAGGGAATTTCACTTATTATCGTTGGTTCAATGATTCTCGGATTTATTATGGCGTTATTTCCTGCAATTGCACAACCGACGATGCGTAAGATTACGGGAACTGACGATGTAGCATTTGGTCATTTTAGTACAATTGGTTATGTATTTTCCGCTTGGATTGGTTCATTGGTAGGCAATAAAGAAAAAACGACAGAAGATATTAATTTCCCGCAGGGGTTAAGTTTTTTAAGAGATTCTTCGTTAGCCGTTTCCCTCGTCATGATGGTACTTTATTTCATTGTTGCTATCGCATCCGGTCCTGCGTATGTAGAGAAAGAATTGAGTGGCGGTCAAAATTTTATTGTGTTTTCAATGATTCAGGCAATTACTTTTGCCGGTGGCGTGTATATCATTCTCGCAGGTGTTAGATTGGTACTTGCTGAAATTGTTCCAGCCTTTAGCGGAATTGCGACTAAGTTAGTGCCGGATGCAAAGCCAGCCATTGATTGTCCGGTTGTTTATCCTTATGCACCAAATGCAGTTTTAATTGGCTTCTTATCTAGTTTTGTCGGTGGTGTAGTGGGGATGATTGCCTTGCTTATGCTGGATAAATCTTTTCCCGGGTTGCCAATTATTTTACCCGGGGTAGTACCGCATTTCTTCTGCGGAGCAACTGCCGGAGTATTTGGTAATGCAACAGGTGGCTTAAGAGGTTCTATTGCTGGTGCTTTTGCACAAGGATTACTGATTACTTTCTTACCGGTCTTACTAATGCCAGTATTAGGCGATCTTGGTTTTGCAAATACGACCTTTAGTGATGCAGACTTTGGGGTCGTTGGTATTTTATTAGGGAATATACTACAATTATTTAAATAG